From Astyanax mexicanus isolate ESR-SI-001 chromosome 13, AstMex3_surface, whole genome shotgun sequence, the proteins below share one genomic window:
- the LOC111188224 gene encoding E3 ubiquitin-protein ligase TRIM35-like isoform X1, translated as MAARNPLSEEELSCPVCCEIFRDPVVLSCSHSVCRTCLQQFWKTKGSQECPVCRRRSSKSEPPVSLTIKNLCEAFLESRSQRSSAGSEGVCSLHNEKLKLFCLDDQQPVCLVCHLSKSHTTHKCCPIDEAVTDCKTKLQTALEPLQKNLKVLEEAKRDYDQTAAHIKTQTQHTERQIKQEFEKLHQFLRDEEAVRIAALKEEEEQKSQMMRRKIEEMNEEISSLSDTIRNIEKEMKAGDIQFLQNFKSTEKQVQRSPKHPEKTSGALINVAKHLSNLKFRVWEKMQEIIQYTPVTLDPNTAPPKLHLSDDLTAVENRHQRSSVPDNPERFDECGCVLGSEGFNSGTHCWDVQVGERDSWVLGLIPESVTRKGNSVWKSVWGLGYNKITDKYWIHCSGQSGLYFTPKEKLQRVRVQLDWDRGKLTFTDLLTNTHLHTITHTFTERLLPLFSNVSDYPLRILPVKTSVTVEQHS; from the exons ATGGCTGCTAGAAACCCTCTTTCAGAAGAAGAGCTTTCATGTCCTGTGTGCTGTGAGATCTTCAGGGATCCGGTGGTTCTGTCGTGTTCCCACAGTGTGTGTAGAACCTGTCTGCAGCAGTTCTGGAAGACTAAGGGCTCTCAAGAATGTCCAGTTTGTAGAAGAAGATCCTCTAAATCGGAACCACCTGTTAGTCTTACAATAAAGAACCTGTGTGAGGCTTTTCTGGAGAGCAGGAGTCAGAGATCTTCAGCAGGGTCTGAGGGGGTCTGCAGTCTGCACAATGAGAAACTCAAGCTCTTCTGTTTGGATGATCAGCAGCCTGTGTGTTTGGTCTGTCATCTATCAAAATCACATACAACTCACAAATGCTGTCCAATAGATGAAGCTGTGACTGACTGTAAG ACTAAACTCCAGACTGCTTTGGAGCCTCTACAGAAGAACCTGAAAGTCTTAGAGGAAGCTAAACGAGACTATGACCAAACAGCAGCACACATTAAG ACGCAGACCcagcacacagagagacagataaagcagGAGTTTGAGAAGCTTCACCAGTTTCTAAGAGATGAAGAAGCAGTGAGGATAGCTGCactgaaggaggaagaggagcagaagAGTCAGATGATGAGGAGGAAGATTGAGGAGATGAATGAAGAAATATCATCTCTTTCAGACACAATCAGAAACATAGAGAAGGAGATGAAAGCTGGGGACATTCAGTTCTTACAG AACTTCAAGTCTACAGAGAAACA AGTTCAGCGCTCACCAAAGCATCCAGAGAAGACATCAGGAGCTCTGATCAATGTAGCCAAACACCTTTCCAACCTGAAGTTCAGAGTGTGGGAGAAGATGCAGGAGATTATCCAGTACA CTCCTGTTACTCTGGACCCCAACACTGCCCCCCCAAAACTCCACCTGTCTGATGATCTCACTGCTGTAGAAAACAGACACCAGAGATCATCAGTTCCTgataatccagagagatttgatgagtGCGGGTGTGTTCTGGGTTCTGAGGGTTTTAACTCGGGGACACACTGCTGGGACGTCCAGGTTGGAGAACGTGATTCCTGGGTACTGGGTTTGATCCCAGAATCTGTAACAAGAAAGGGAAACTCTGTCTGGAAATCAGTGTGGGGTCTGGGTTACAATAAAATAACTGATAAATACTGGATACACTGCTCAGGACAGTCAGGTCTCTACTTCACCCCTAAAGAGAAGCTGCAGAGGGTCAGAGTGCAGCTGGACTGGGACAGGGGGAAACTGACCTTCACTGATCTTCTAaccaacacacacctgcacactataacacacactttcactgagAGACTTTTACCTCTTTTCAGTAATGT
- the LOC125780675 gene encoding nuclear factor 7, brain-like, with product MASKSSKPDEDLLCCVCCEVFTDPVLLSCSHSVCRTCLQQFWRSKGSRECPVCRRRSSKENPPLNRALKNLCEAFLEKESRQRSSAGSEGVCSLHNETLKLFCVDDQQPVCVVCHLSKEHKTHNCCPIDEVVTDCKTKLQTALEPLQKNLKVLEEAKRDYDQTAAHIKTQTQHTERQIKQEFEKLHQFLRDEEAVRIAALKEEEEQKSQMMRRKIEEMNEEISSHSDTIRNIEKEMEAEDIQFLKNFKSTEKQVQRSPKHPEKTSGALINVAKHLSNLKFRVWEKMQEIIQYTPVTLDPNTAHPHLHLSDDLTAVEMRLQKSSVPDNPERFDKYLCVLGSEGFNSGTHCWDIQVGERDSWELGLIPESVTRKGGSFWDSVWRLCYNKSNDKYRIRCPGQSGLSLTPKEKLQRVRVQLDWDRGKLTFTDLLTNTHLHTITHTFTERLLPLFWNRSDYPLKILPVKMSVTVEQHS from the exons ATGGCATCTAAAAGCTCTAAACCAGATGAAGATCTGTTGTGCTGTGTGTGCTGTGAAGTCTTCACTGATCCGGTTCTGCTGTCGTGTTCCCACAGTGTGTGTAGAACCTGTCTGCAGCAGTTCTGGAGGAGTAAGGGGTCTAGAGAATGTCCAGTTTGTAGAAGAAGATCCTCTAAAGAGAATCCGCCTCTCAACCGAGCTCTGAAGAACCTGTGTGAAGCTTTTCTAGAGAAAGAGAGCCGACAGAGATCTTCAGCAGGGTCTGAGGGGGTCTGCAGTCTGCACAATGAGACACTCAAGCTCTTCTGTGTGGATGATCAGCAgcctgtgtgtgtggtgtgtcatCTATCTAaagaacataaaacacacaacTGCTGTCCAATAGATGAAGTTGTGACTGACTGTAAG ACTAAACTCCAGACTGCTTTGGAGCCTCTACAGAAGAACCTGAAAGTCTTAGAGGAAGCTAAACGAGACTATGATCAAACAGCAGCCCACATTAAG ACGCAGACCcagcacacagagagacagataaagcagGAGTTTGAGAAGCTTCACCAGTTTCTAAGAGATGAAGAAGCAGTGAGGATAGCTGCactgaaggaggaagaggagcagaagAGTCAGATGATGAGGAGGAAGATTGAGGAGATGAATGAAGAAATATCATCTCATTCAGACACAATCAGAAACATAGAGAAGGAGATGGAAGCTGAAGACATTCAATTCTTAAAG AACTTCAAGTCTACAGAGAAACA AGTTCAGCGCTCACCAAAGCATCCAGAGAAGACATCAGGAGCTCTGATCAATGTAGCCAAACACCTTTCCAACCTGAAGTTCAGAGTGTGGGAGAAGATGCAGGAGATTATCCAGTACA CTCCTGTTACTCTGGACcccaacactgcccacccacacctCCACCTGTCTGATGATCTCACTGCTGTAGAAATGAGACTCCAGAAATCATCAGTTCCTgataatccagagagatttgataagTACTTGTGTGTTCTGGGTTCTGAGGGTTTTAACTCAGGGACACACTGCTGGGACATCCAGGTTGGAGAACGTGATTCCTGGGAACTGGGTTTGATCCCAGAATCTGTAACAAGAAAGGGAGGCTCTTTTTGGGATTCAGTGTGGAGGCTGTGTTACAATAAAAGCAATGATAAATACAGGATACGCTGCCCAGGACAGTCAGGTCTCTCCCTCACCCCTAAAGAGAAGCTGCAGAGGGTCAGAGTGCAGCTGGACTGGGACAGGGGGAAACTGACCTTCACTGATCTTCTAaccaacacacacctgcacactataacacacactttcactgagAGACTTTTACCTCTTTTCTGGAATAGGTCTGATTATCCTCTGAAGATTTTACCAGTGAAAATGTCAGTAACAGTGGAACAGCACAGTTAA